A single window of Rubripirellula lacrimiformis DNA harbors:
- a CDS encoding glycosyltransferase family 4 protein encodes MTQRIVQIIPTMDRGGAEKQLCLLAAGLPRDQFDVHVVLLTRDGPRSEQLRHAGIPVTVIGKRFKADPSALFRLRKHLTQLNPDIVHTWLFAANSFGRAAAKWAGVRRIIASERCVDPWKTSSHFWIDRQLAKCTDAITTNSVGVRDFYANHGIDPNLFRIIPNGIPPRSKSKISRQEAFARLKVDPERKLILAVGRLWPQKRYRDLIWAAEMTATVREDTTLVIIGEGPQSGELLRHRDAVTAPSRVRFAGQRNDVADLLPHADVFWIGSEYEGQSNSVIEAMQAGVPVVASDIPGNRDLIVDQECGFLVEMGDTADFARRTLTLLANPELADRLGQAAKQRIDTKFTVANMIAAHQSLYQE; translated from the coding sequence ATGACGCAGCGAATTGTACAAATCATTCCGACAATGGATCGTGGCGGGGCCGAGAAACAGCTGTGTTTGTTGGCAGCCGGATTGCCGCGCGATCAATTCGACGTGCATGTCGTCTTGCTAACCCGCGACGGTCCACGCAGCGAACAACTACGGCACGCCGGCATTCCCGTCACCGTGATCGGAAAACGTTTCAAAGCGGATCCGTCGGCATTGTTTCGTTTGCGCAAACATCTGACTCAGTTGAACCCCGATATCGTTCACACCTGGCTGTTCGCCGCCAATAGCTTCGGACGGGCGGCTGCGAAGTGGGCAGGCGTGCGACGGATCATCGCAAGCGAACGCTGCGTCGATCCATGGAAAACGAGTTCACACTTTTGGATCGATCGACAGCTGGCGAAATGCACGGACGCGATCACGACCAATAGCGTGGGAGTCCGTGACTTCTATGCCAATCACGGAATCGATCCGAACCTGTTTCGGATCATCCCCAACGGAATCCCACCACGATCGAAATCCAAAATCAGCCGACAAGAAGCGTTTGCGAGATTGAAGGTCGACCCCGAACGCAAGCTGATTCTAGCGGTCGGCCGGTTGTGGCCGCAGAAACGGTATCGTGATTTGATTTGGGCCGCCGAGATGACCGCCACGGTCCGCGAGGATACCACGTTGGTGATCATCGGCGAGGGGCCCCAATCAGGCGAACTGTTGCGCCATCGCGACGCCGTGACAGCGCCGTCGCGAGTACGGTTTGCGGGGCAACGCAACGACGTCGCCGATCTGTTGCCCCACGCGGATGTCTTCTGGATCGGAAGCGAATACGAAGGCCAAAGCAACTCGGTCATCGAAGCGATGCAGGCGGGCGTGCCAGTCGTCGCCAGTGACATCCCCGGCAACCGAGACCTGATCGTTGACCAGGAGTGCGGTTTCTTGGTGGAGATGGGGGACACGGCCGATTTCGCCAGGCGAACGCTGACGTTGCTTGCCAACCCTGAACTAGCCGACCGGTTAGGCCAAGCAGCCAAGCAACGTATCGACACAAAGTTCACCGTCGCCAACATGATCGCCGCCCACCAATCGCTGTACCAGGAATGA
- a CDS encoding TetR/AcrR family transcriptional regulator, whose amino-acid sequence MPWEKSFEESDVVEKAMLVFWQKGYDATSISDILLATGIKRSSLYNAFGGKDDLFLRSLLRYDQQRQKTLLRRMDAIDDPCECIAALIDHVVSDSLNDPSKKGCLLVNTSLDYSHRDAEIQKVVTDALKELTTFFEKAIRRGQDRGDIPASVDAKPTARALLALVAGIRVLGRGPFTKTALLQIAEQAKRLIC is encoded by the coding sequence ATGCCTTGGGAAAAATCATTTGAAGAGTCGGATGTGGTCGAGAAGGCGATGTTGGTGTTTTGGCAGAAAGGGTACGACGCCACCTCGATCTCGGACATTCTGCTTGCCACGGGGATCAAGCGAAGCAGTCTGTACAACGCGTTTGGTGGCAAGGACGACCTGTTTCTTCGGTCGCTGCTGCGGTACGACCAACAGCGACAGAAGACTTTGCTCCGCCGCATGGACGCCATCGACGATCCCTGTGAATGTATCGCGGCGTTGATTGACCACGTCGTCAGCGATTCTCTGAACGACCCGAGCAAAAAGGGATGCTTGTTGGTCAACACTTCACTGGACTACTCGCACCGCGACGCGGAAATCCAAAAAGTCGTCACCGACGCGTTGAAAGAATTGACCACGTTCTTCGAGAAGGCGATCAGGCGTGGGCAGGACCGCGGTGATATCCCCGCGTCGGTGGATGCGAAACCGACTGCCCGAGCTCTGCTGGCGCTGGTGGCTGGGATCCGTGTGCTTGGCCGCGGACCGTTCACCAAAACGGCCTTGCTACAAATTGCCGAACAAGCCAAACGGTTGATCTGCTAA
- a CDS encoding SOUL family heme-binding protein yields MMRKKMLYVASVAVLVTVGVFVFGRSTRAGYESAEYKVIESDGKFEVREYPDLMLVATTTEIDAEGRDGSFMKLFGYISGANESEQKISMTTPVFMENDKADSEAQMGFVMPKDVAAGGVPVPTGADVDVRKRSGGRFAVLRFSGRINAKLAKESEAKLRQWMKSKGLVAADDPGNSGVEAASYDPPFTPGPLRRNEVLIRLQTPAPAAAEAQPSDNAPAK; encoded by the coding sequence ATGATGCGTAAGAAAATGTTGTACGTCGCAAGTGTCGCCGTCCTGGTGACGGTGGGAGTATTCGTGTTTGGGCGCTCCACTCGTGCAGGGTACGAATCGGCCGAGTACAAGGTGATTGAATCCGACGGCAAGTTCGAAGTTCGCGAGTATCCGGATCTGATGCTGGTCGCAACGACGACCGAGATCGATGCCGAGGGACGCGACGGCAGTTTCATGAAGCTGTTTGGCTACATCAGCGGTGCCAACGAATCGGAACAGAAGATTTCGATGACCACCCCCGTCTTCATGGAAAACGACAAGGCCGATTCAGAAGCTCAAATGGGGTTCGTGATGCCCAAGGACGTCGCCGCCGGCGGTGTCCCAGTTCCCACCGGAGCGGATGTGGACGTCCGAAAACGTTCCGGCGGTCGCTTTGCCGTGCTACGCTTCTCTGGACGAATCAACGCCAAGTTGGCGAAAGAGTCGGAGGCGAAATTGAGGCAGTGGATGAAGTCGAAAGGCCTGGTCGCAGCTGACGATCCCGGAAACAGCGGTGTTGAGGCCGCTTCCTACGACCCACCCTTCACTCCTGGACCACTGCGTCGAAACGAGGTGCTGATTCGTCTACAGACGCCCGCGCCAGCTGCTGCCGAAGCACAGCCCAGTGATAACGCACCGGCGAAGTAG
- a CDS encoding ArsR/SmtB family transcription factor, with translation MATKSIKTKSTKPVADASGKPPGSVDDFVDAAECLKTLAHPVRLRIVQLLLHGRFTVGELAADCGIPDNVGSEHLRLLQRCGFLTSQRDGRRVYYSVAEPHLQQLMACIEGRFLP, from the coding sequence ATGGCGACAAAATCGATCAAGACGAAGTCGACCAAGCCGGTGGCGGATGCGTCTGGCAAGCCACCTGGTTCGGTCGACGACTTTGTAGATGCGGCAGAATGCCTGAAAACTTTGGCACACCCCGTGCGACTTCGGATTGTGCAGCTGTTGTTGCATGGCCGTTTTACGGTGGGTGAATTGGCGGCAGACTGCGGGATCCCGGACAACGTGGGTTCGGAACATTTGCGGTTGTTGCAGCGTTGTGGTTTTTTGACCAGCCAACGTGACGGGCGGCGGGTTTATTACAGCGTCGCGGAACCCCATTTGCAGCAGTTGATGGCCTGCATCGAAGGACGTTTCTTGCCCTGA
- a CDS encoding rhodanese-like domain-containing protein → MQTIDVKTLAKQQASSERNLIDVRMPTEYREVHAEGAENYPLDSLDPQSIAKAKSGPIYVICKSGNRSSKAVQKFLDAGVDNVVNVDGGTTAWVSAGLPVVRGKKSVSLERQVRIAAGSLTLVGAVLGYFVHPAFIGLSAFIGAGLMFAGITDTCGMGMMLSKMPWNRCTDGGSCSL, encoded by the coding sequence ATGCAAACGATTGATGTCAAGACGCTGGCGAAACAGCAAGCGAGTAGCGAACGGAATCTGATCGACGTTCGGATGCCGACGGAGTACCGCGAGGTGCATGCCGAGGGCGCCGAAAACTACCCACTGGATTCATTGGACCCCCAGTCGATCGCAAAAGCGAAAAGCGGGCCGATCTATGTGATTTGCAAAAGTGGCAACCGTTCCAGCAAAGCGGTTCAGAAGTTCCTGGACGCCGGGGTCGACAACGTCGTCAACGTGGATGGCGGCACGACTGCGTGGGTGTCTGCTGGGTTGCCAGTCGTGCGAGGCAAAAAATCGGTTTCGCTGGAGCGCCAAGTTCGCATCGCGGCCGGTTCCCTCACCTTGGTTGGTGCGGTGCTTGGGTACTTCGTGCATCCGGCCTTCATCGGTCTATCGGCATTCATCGGTGCGGGCCTGATGTTTGCGGGGATCACCGATACCTGCGGGATGGGCATGATGCTATCGAAGATGCCCTGGAATCGTTGCACGGACGGCGGATCATGTTCGCTTTAG
- a CDS encoding sulfite exporter TauE/SafE family protein, producing the protein MFALAILFGGIVGFALGLTGGGGGVFAVPLLVYGLAVAPREAVGISLASVGGTALFGAVPRLIRGEVELRTGLLFAVAGMFGAPIGSYLSTLIPENVLLMMFAVLMLVVAQRMWVKTKNPSLPSGVCNTENATSRDLSACQRDQDGKLRLTSKCVRLLILVGLVTGVLSGMFGVGGGFVIVPALVLFSGMAIHRAVATSLFVIVLVSISGVASHLANGNELSLPVALQFLAGGFAGMYVGGVVAKRLKGPTLQKIFSVAVVLVAAFVIFKSIAL; encoded by the coding sequence ATGTTCGCTTTAGCGATCCTCTTCGGCGGCATCGTCGGCTTTGCACTGGGATTGACCGGTGGCGGCGGCGGTGTGTTTGCGGTGCCTTTGCTGGTTTACGGACTAGCGGTCGCTCCGCGAGAAGCCGTCGGGATTTCTTTGGCTTCGGTCGGCGGCACCGCGCTGTTTGGTGCGGTACCTCGATTGATTCGCGGTGAGGTTGAGCTTCGAACGGGCTTGCTGTTCGCGGTCGCAGGAATGTTCGGTGCTCCGATCGGCTCGTACCTGTCGACGCTGATCCCCGAGAACGTCTTGCTGATGATGTTTGCAGTGTTGATGTTGGTTGTCGCACAGCGGATGTGGGTAAAGACAAAGAACCCGAGTCTTCCCAGTGGGGTTTGCAATACCGAGAACGCTACCAGTCGTGACCTTAGTGCTTGTCAACGCGATCAGGACGGCAAGCTTCGGTTGACGTCGAAATGCGTGCGGTTGTTGATCCTGGTTGGGCTGGTGACGGGCGTGCTTTCGGGCATGTTCGGCGTCGGCGGAGGTTTCGTCATCGTGCCAGCCTTGGTGCTCTTTAGCGGGATGGCGATTCATCGTGCAGTGGCGACATCGCTGTTCGTGATTGTGTTGGTCAGTATCAGCGGCGTCGCTTCGCACCTGGCTAATGGAAACGAGTTGTCGTTGCCGGTGGCTCTGCAATTTTTGGCGGGAGGCTTTGCAGGCATGTATGTGGGTGGCGTCGTGGCAAAGCGTCTGAAGGGACCCACGCTTCAGAAAATATTTTCCGTTGCCGTCGTGTTGGTGGCAGCTTTCGTGATTTTTAAATCCATTGCTCTCTAA
- a CDS encoding MBL fold metallo-hydrolase yields MLLKYFYDPKLAHASYLVGCQRTGAAVVVDPGRDIDQYISAAGNEGVEITAVAETHIHADYVSGARELADRVGAKLYVSDEGPAEWKYQFLDAYEHQLVHDGDHFMIGNIQFDVLHTPGHTPESISFVLTDRGGGADKPMGIFTGDFVFVGSIGRPDLLEEAAGIAGTAEPGARDLFKSAERFKTLPDYLQVWPAHGAGSACGKGLGAIPSSTVGYEKRFNPALQFHDQEEFVRYILADQPEAPKYFAVMKRVNKEGPKILGPDHHHTMLDIAKLPDALASGTVVDLTESAEFGKGHVAGTINIPLGMLAGWAGWLVDYDRPTYLICDADQLEEAARILHKIGVEEIVGGFPAREVRSAGLETETYTTGTPAELSAAIESGEVQLLDVRSNDEWNESHIEQAQHRFLGRLPNNLEDLPKDKKLVVHCRSGARSAIAASVLQAAGVKQVINLTGGYMAWKSAGLPSVKSEPATIGRS; encoded by the coding sequence ATGTTGCTAAAGTATTTCTACGATCCAAAACTTGCTCACGCTTCGTACCTTGTTGGTTGCCAGCGCACCGGCGCAGCGGTGGTTGTTGACCCGGGTCGCGACATCGACCAATACATCAGCGCGGCGGGCAACGAAGGTGTGGAGATCACCGCCGTTGCCGAGACTCATATCCATGCGGACTACGTCTCCGGTGCACGCGAGTTAGCCGATCGCGTCGGTGCCAAACTGTATGTGTCGGACGAAGGCCCGGCGGAGTGGAAGTACCAGTTTTTGGATGCCTACGAACACCAACTGGTGCACGATGGCGATCACTTCATGATCGGTAACATCCAGTTCGATGTGCTTCACACCCCCGGGCACACGCCCGAAAGCATTTCCTTTGTGTTGACCGATCGGGGCGGTGGTGCGGACAAGCCAATGGGCATCTTCACCGGCGACTTTGTGTTTGTCGGATCGATCGGACGCCCTGACTTGTTGGAGGAAGCCGCCGGGATAGCAGGCACTGCCGAACCCGGTGCTCGCGACCTGTTCAAATCAGCCGAGCGTTTCAAGACACTGCCCGATTATTTGCAAGTCTGGCCGGCCCACGGCGCAGGCAGCGCATGCGGCAAGGGATTGGGAGCGATTCCGTCCTCCACCGTTGGCTATGAAAAACGGTTCAACCCGGCGTTGCAGTTTCATGACCAGGAAGAGTTCGTACGATACATCCTGGCCGATCAACCCGAGGCACCCAAGTATTTCGCGGTGATGAAGCGAGTCAACAAGGAAGGGCCAAAGATCCTAGGACCAGATCATCATCACACCATGCTGGACATCGCCAAACTGCCGGACGCGCTTGCATCCGGTACGGTGGTCGACCTGACCGAGTCTGCTGAATTCGGAAAGGGGCATGTGGCCGGCACGATCAACATTCCACTCGGCATGCTGGCCGGATGGGCGGGTTGGTTGGTTGACTACGATCGTCCGACCTACCTGATCTGCGACGCTGATCAGTTGGAAGAAGCTGCCCGCATCCTGCACAAGATCGGTGTCGAAGAAATCGTCGGCGGTTTCCCCGCCCGCGAGGTGAGATCGGCTGGGCTTGAGACGGAAACCTACACGACCGGTACCCCGGCCGAACTCTCCGCCGCCATCGAATCGGGCGAAGTCCAACTGCTGGATGTTCGGTCCAACGACGAGTGGAACGAGAGCCACATCGAACAAGCCCAGCATCGCTTCTTAGGACGACTGCCGAACAATTTGGAAGATCTTCCGAAAGACAAGAAGCTAGTGGTTCATTGTCGCAGCGGAGCCCGTTCGGCGATTGCCGCCAGTGTGTTGCAGGCTGCTGGCGTCAAGCAGGTCATCAACCTGACGGGCGGGTACATGGCTTGGAAATCGGCTGGCTTGCCGAGCGTCAAGTCGGAACCCGCCACCATCGGTCGCAGCTAA
- a CDS encoding cytochrome-c peroxidase, whose protein sequence is MIVNTPTMLVRTLCSLIAMAATTVVAADFAALPKTATLETDSPQIIALGKKLFFDPRLSATGTVSCNSCHNLMEGGDDGRATSMGVDGLTGGRNSPTVWNAVFQSSQFWDGRAKDLAEQAKGPFVADVEMGMGVHDQVVGRIQQIPDYVREFDNVFGQGNAVTIDNAVTAIAAFERTLITPNAPLDHYLAGDKNALTDAQVRGMDLFQSTGCTECHFGPALNGWDPGDDEAVFVEFPRNLDSSFVRKYDLDSDRGRAEATQQESDAHQFKTPVLRNITLTAPYMHNGNVASLAEACRVMASTQLDTDLSEDEISDLVAFMESLVGEFPPITLPRLPSRSGTSVVVEFK, encoded by the coding sequence ATGATTGTGAACACCCCAACCATGCTAGTCCGAACACTTTGCAGCTTGATTGCGATGGCGGCAACCACGGTCGTGGCGGCAGACTTCGCCGCCCTTCCCAAGACTGCGACTTTGGAAACCGATTCGCCGCAGATCATCGCACTGGGCAAGAAGCTATTCTTTGATCCGAGGCTTTCGGCTACGGGCACGGTGTCTTGCAACAGTTGCCACAACCTGATGGAAGGCGGGGACGATGGTCGCGCCACGTCGATGGGTGTCGACGGGTTGACGGGAGGGCGAAATTCACCAACCGTTTGGAATGCAGTCTTCCAATCGTCTCAGTTTTGGGACGGTCGTGCAAAGGATCTAGCGGAACAGGCCAAGGGACCGTTCGTCGCAGATGTCGAAATGGGGATGGGCGTCCACGATCAAGTCGTCGGGCGGATTCAGCAAATTCCGGACTATGTCCGAGAGTTCGACAACGTCTTCGGCCAAGGCAACGCAGTCACGATCGACAACGCGGTGACGGCAATCGCGGCATTCGAACGAACTTTGATCACCCCCAACGCACCGCTGGACCACTATTTGGCAGGCGACAAGAACGCCCTGACCGATGCTCAGGTTCGCGGCATGGACTTGTTCCAGTCCACCGGATGTACCGAGTGCCATTTTGGGCCAGCGTTGAACGGATGGGACCCCGGCGATGACGAAGCGGTCTTCGTTGAATTTCCGCGGAATTTGGATTCGTCCTTCGTCAGGAAATATGATCTCGACAGCGACCGCGGCAGGGCGGAGGCGACGCAGCAAGAATCAGACGCCCACCAATTCAAAACGCCGGTTCTGCGAAACATTACGCTGACCGCTCCGTACATGCACAACGGCAATGTCGCGTCGCTTGCCGAGGCATGTCGGGTGATGGCAAGCACGCAGCTAGATACAGATCTGTCCGAGGACGAAATTTCCGACCTCGTAGCGTTCATGGAATCCTTGGTGGGCGAGTTCCCACCAATCACCTTGCCGCGACTGCCATCTCGCAGCGGCACATCCGTCGTCGTTGAATTCAAATAG
- a CDS encoding bacterioferritin, whose protein sequence is MNKPITKQNLQTALSMELTAMHQYQLHACVLDDWGMDLLAAKMREEMMEEMGHSEAFLVRLLFLKGEPRVEHAKLPKRATSLKEMFELDLADETEAIEFYSKASVEAAQEGDIGGRLLFERIALDEEGHMSWLELQLDLLKRMGEPAYIAKHMPAPTTHSSAE, encoded by the coding sequence ATGAACAAGCCGATCACGAAGCAAAACCTGCAGACCGCTCTATCGATGGAACTCACAGCGATGCATCAGTATCAACTGCATGCATGCGTCCTGGACGATTGGGGCATGGATCTTCTAGCCGCCAAGATGCGTGAGGAGATGATGGAGGAAATGGGCCACTCGGAAGCATTCCTGGTGCGGTTGCTGTTTCTAAAGGGCGAACCGCGCGTCGAACATGCCAAGCTTCCCAAACGGGCCACGTCGCTGAAGGAGATGTTCGAACTGGACCTTGCCGACGAAACAGAAGCAATCGAGTTTTATTCCAAGGCCTCGGTCGAAGCGGCGCAGGAAGGCGACATCGGCGGCCGGTTGCTTTTCGAGCGAATCGCGTTGGACGAGGAAGGACACATGAGTTGGCTGGAATTGCAGCTTGATTTGCTAAAGCGGATGGGCGAACCGGCCTATATCGCCAAACACATGCCGGCACCCACGACACATTCCTCCGCCGAGTAG
- a CDS encoding DsrE family protein produces the protein MNRFPLLIVIGCCCTLLSAAAWSQDNQSRGQGHGQGHGPGFGAGRGQGLGPGRGMGRGAGRAAGQGRQGQAQHEAAPATENHGHHGHDDRHDEDRSVFQYLLQNHQQIRRTVKELPNGVETLTESDVPEIASKIKEHVEWMEYRIENTNPIRMRDPLFAEIFKHTDKIKMIHEDTEKGVRVTETSDDAYVAKLIQAHAKAVSGFVEHGFAEAMKNHAVPSQQPATAVGTSHPAIAGHGAVVQLPVAAMQPRTGTKLLVDITRGSDPGELNNALEKVAKYLNIYAGGGAEPASAQIALVFHGDATLAVLNSDAYAEKFSTDENPNLDLLRQLHEADVEMYVCGQTLISKGSSPKDVAVFVQTAVSALTAVVNLQADGYAYLPLGK, from the coding sequence ATGAATCGCTTTCCTCTTTTAATCGTCATCGGTTGCTGCTGTACATTGCTGTCGGCGGCGGCTTGGTCACAAGACAACCAGAGCCGTGGACAGGGACACGGACAGGGACACGGCCCCGGTTTTGGGGCTGGACGCGGACAAGGATTGGGGCCGGGGCGTGGAATGGGACGTGGCGCAGGACGTGCAGCGGGCCAGGGCCGACAAGGCCAGGCACAGCATGAAGCGGCGCCAGCGACGGAAAATCATGGACACCATGGGCACGATGATCGACACGACGAAGATCGCAGCGTCTTTCAGTACCTATTGCAGAACCACCAACAGATCCGACGCACGGTCAAGGAATTGCCCAACGGCGTCGAAACGTTGACAGAGTCCGACGTTCCCGAGATCGCCAGCAAGATCAAAGAGCACGTCGAGTGGATGGAGTATCGTATCGAGAACACGAATCCGATCCGCATGCGAGATCCACTGTTCGCAGAGATATTCAAGCATACCGATAAGATCAAGATGATTCACGAGGACACCGAAAAAGGCGTCCGGGTTACCGAAACGTCCGACGATGCGTACGTCGCCAAATTGATCCAGGCCCACGCGAAGGCAGTCTCGGGTTTTGTGGAGCATGGCTTCGCCGAAGCGATGAAGAATCATGCTGTTCCATCGCAGCAACCTGCAACGGCGGTCGGAACCTCACATCCCGCGATCGCGGGCCACGGTGCGGTTGTCCAATTGCCAGTCGCCGCGATGCAACCACGCACCGGCACCAAGCTGCTTGTTGACATCACGCGGGGTAGCGACCCCGGTGAATTGAACAACGCACTTGAAAAGGTTGCGAAGTATCTGAACATCTACGCCGGTGGCGGCGCAGAGCCCGCATCCGCCCAGATCGCGTTGGTCTTCCACGGCGACGCAACGCTGGCCGTCCTGAATTCAGATGCCTACGCGGAAAAGTTCAGCACGGACGAAAACCCCAATTTGGATCTGCTGCGGCAGCTGCACGAAGCCGACGTCGAAATGTATGTCTGTGGGCAAACGTTGATCTCCAAAGGATCATCCCCGAAGGACGTTGCGGTATTTGTGCAGACTGCGGTCTCGGCACTTACCGCGGTCGTCAACCTACAAGCCGACGGATACGCCTACCTTCCGCTTGGGAAATGA
- a CDS encoding c-type heme family protein has product MKRTVIRSPLPLACVLTTIALMGCGQKDISVSEPNTQDTADTTAVVAGELPSEEDQQSMLAAKDALFQKLSGRLMQAMGQQGPAAAIQVCQKEASQMAAEVGQATGMRIGRTGVRLRNPQNQPPAWAKPLTEQRIDTATFVKLDNGDSAALLPIKLQSQCLMCHGPEDQIAPIISDQLAKLYPADKATGFREGELRGWFWVQMPSS; this is encoded by the coding sequence ATGAAACGTACAGTGATCCGATCACCCCTTCCCCTTGCGTGCGTCCTGACGACCATCGCATTGATGGGATGCGGACAAAAAGACATCTCCGTCAGCGAGCCGAACACGCAAGATACCGCCGACACGACGGCGGTGGTCGCAGGTGAACTGCCTAGCGAAGAAGACCAGCAATCCATGTTGGCGGCGAAGGACGCGTTGTTCCAAAAGCTATCAGGCCGACTGATGCAAGCGATGGGCCAACAAGGGCCCGCGGCGGCAATTCAGGTTTGTCAGAAGGAAGCTTCTCAAATGGCGGCGGAAGTTGGCCAGGCGACGGGCATGCGTATCGGACGGACAGGCGTTCGACTGCGAAACCCCCAAAACCAGCCGCCGGCTTGGGCCAAGCCGCTGACGGAACAACGCATCGATACGGCGACTTTCGTTAAACTTGACAACGGTGACTCGGCCGCTTTGCTGCCGATCAAATTGCAAAGCCAATGTTTGATGTGCCACGGTCCCGAAGACCAGATTGCCCCCATCATCTCCGATCAACTTGCCAAGCTGTACCCCGCCGACAAAGCCACGGGGTTTCGCGAAGGCGAGCTACGTGGATGGTTCTGGGTTCAAATGCCATCCAGCTGA
- a CDS encoding rhodanese-like domain-containing protein, which translates to MKNNLIPIATLTLVCMTAVPVSAQFGRLFGGPKIETVETDELNKMLSQQHQAVLKAKDSGTEAPEANFVLVDVRSNKEVKVSVIPGAITKQQYEEDPAKYRGKLVIAYCTVGGRSGNYARELAGKDVKVKNYEGSILKWVGAGLPLITLDGQPTKRVHTYSDRYKIPAQYEQIAD; encoded by the coding sequence ATGAAGAACAACTTGATTCCAATCGCCACGCTCACACTGGTGTGTATGACGGCCGTTCCTGTATCGGCCCAGTTTGGGCGTCTTTTTGGCGGTCCTAAAATTGAGACCGTTGAAACCGACGAGCTGAACAAGATGTTGTCACAACAGCATCAGGCGGTTTTGAAAGCGAAAGACTCGGGCACGGAAGCCCCCGAGGCAAACTTCGTACTGGTGGATGTAAGGTCCAACAAGGAAGTGAAGGTTTCTGTCATTCCCGGCGCGATCACCAAACAGCAGTATGAAGAGGATCCGGCGAAGTATCGGGGAAAGCTAGTCATTGCATATTGCACCGTCGGTGGACGCAGTGGCAACTATGCACGCGAACTGGCAGGCAAAGATGTCAAGGTAAAGAACTACGAGGGGAGCATCCTGAAGTGGGTCGGCGCCGGCTTGCCACTGATCACCTTAGACGGCCAGCCGACCAAGCGGGTCCACACCTACAGCGACCGCTACAAGATTCCTGCCCAATACGAACAGATCGCCGACTGA
- a CDS encoding efflux RND transporter periplasmic adaptor subunit, whose amino-acid sequence MRHAAKLLNLAILVAVVGGVVYWLRFKPVPVIEHQVQIGTVFDEVMGTGTLEARVSATISPKISGRIEALFADQGDTVSAGDQLVRLDSSELEQQVAIAAANVETANAAIVRLKADKDRANVVLTQAEKNYNRVEQLAKRDATSQGDIDQAAEALGIAVADVSRAEAGINEGQKGLLSAEKNLQYQQARLSDTVIVAPFDGMLVKRRREPGDVVVPGSAILTLISTDELWISAWVDETEMSKLDTGQQARVVFRSEPNRSFPAQVVRLGREADRETREFVVDVRVIELPKNWAVGQRAEAFVRVADPQDVPLVPKPFLVRRDGQDGVFVNDGGAAIWQPLTLGTEHADSIGIPTGLAAGTVIVKPVSDGGSLESGRRVVVP is encoded by the coding sequence ATGCGACACGCCGCCAAACTGCTGAATCTCGCAATCTTAGTCGCGGTTGTCGGTGGCGTCGTTTACTGGCTACGGTTCAAACCCGTCCCCGTGATAGAACACCAGGTTCAGATCGGCACTGTGTTTGACGAAGTGATGGGCACCGGAACGTTGGAAGCCCGCGTTTCCGCCACCATCAGCCCCAAGATCTCGGGGCGCATCGAAGCCCTGTTCGCAGATCAAGGAGACACCGTGTCGGCCGGGGATCAGTTGGTGCGACTTGACAGTAGCGAACTGGAGCAACAGGTTGCCATCGCCGCAGCGAACGTCGAAACAGCCAACGCCGCCATCGTTCGGCTGAAAGCTGACAAAGATCGCGCCAACGTCGTGCTGACGCAGGCGGAAAAGAACTACAACCGCGTTGAACAGCTTGCCAAGCGAGACGCAACCAGCCAAGGCGACATCGACCAGGCCGCCGAAGCACTTGGGATCGCTGTTGCCGACGTGTCTCGTGCCGAAGCCGGTATCAACGAGGGACAAAAAGGGTTGTTGTCGGCGGAGAAAAACCTGCAGTATCAACAAGCCCGGCTCAGCGACACGGTGATCGTCGCACCCTTTGATGGAATGCTGGTGAAGCGACGTCGCGAACCCGGTGATGTCGTCGTGCCGGGCAGTGCGATTTTGACGTTGATTTCGACCGACGAACTATGGATCAGCGCATGGGTCGATGAAACCGAGATGTCAAAACTGGACACCGGTCAGCAGGCCCGAGTCGTGTTTCGCTCGGAACCGAATCGATCTTTTCCGGCGCAAGTTGTGCGACTGGGACGCGAAGCCGACCGAGAGACGCGGGAATTTGTGGTCGATGTCCGTGTGATCGAGTTGCCCAAGAACTGGGCCGTGGGTCAACGCGCCGAAGCCTTTGTTCGTGTCGCGGATCCACAAGATGTTCCCCTGGTTCCGAAACCATTTTTGGTCCGACGTGATGGTCAAGATGGCGTCTTTGTCAACGATGGCGGGGCTGCGATCTGGCAACCATTGACGCTTGGCACTGAACATGCCGATTCGATTGGGATCCCCACGGGTTTGGCGGCGGGCACCGTCATTGTGAAACCAGTATCGGACGGCGGATCGCTTGAATCCGGCCGCAGGGTCGTGGTTCCATGA